The following proteins are co-located in the Dermacentor albipictus isolate Rhodes 1998 colony unplaced genomic scaffold, USDA_Dalb.pri_finalv2 scaffold_22, whole genome shotgun sequence genome:
- the LOC135915743 gene encoding piggyBac transposable element-derived protein 4-like codes for MDVGTFYGGTRRGVRPIPGDGDRSSDSELSDDDGQELLPCRAPSALAEESSESEDDSEDKAPPSTSTSRGKKGPAKCTPKWTNTCLERDPKEIEFTGSTVMPSTIEDLDTPFQFFKFLCPVEVFKMIREESLRYSVQCRPEKPLTVSVEELERFVGMALYMSIIQLPSTRDYWSSSIGHHKVADVMCLNRWEELKRFLHFNNNETFVAPAEIGHDKLHKVRPLLNKLLEQLKIIPREEKLCIDEQIVPFKGRSSLKQYNPKKPHRWGYKVFALSGVSGFCYDFEVFSGAAENKQLPGY; via the exons ATGGATGTCGGCACTTTTTACGGTGGAACAAGACGGGGAGTTCGGCCCATTCCCGGTGATGGTGACAGGAGCAGCGATAGCGAGCTCTCGGACGACGATGGGCAGGAACTGCTGCCATGCCGGGCTCCATCTGCGCTAGCAGAGGAGTCGTCTGAAAGCGAGGATGATAGTGAAGATAAAGCACCTCCTTCAACATCGACTTCTAGAGGCAAGAAAGGACCTGCGAAATGTACACCAAAGTGGACGAACACATGCCTTGAAAGAGACCCAAAGGAAATTGAGTTCACTGGGAGCACCGTGATGCCATCGACTATCGAGGACCTAGACACTCCCTTCCAGTTTTTCAAATTCCTCTGTCCCGTTGAAGTGTTCAAGATGATTCGCGAGGAATCGTTGCGCTACTCGGTTCAGTGTCGTCCTGAAAAGCCTCTTACGGTGAGCGTAGAGGAACTCGAAAGGTTCGTCGGAATGGCTCTTTACATGTCAATCATTCAGCTGCCAAGCACCCGAGACTACTGGAGCTCCAGCATCGGACATCACAAGGTTGCAGACGTGATGTGCCTCAACCGCTGGGAAGAACTAAAACGGTTCCTTCACTTCAATAATAATGAGACTTTTGTTGCCCCTGCAGAAATTGGCCACGACAAGCTGCACAAGGTCAGACCCCTCTTGAACAAATTGCTTGAGCAGCTGAAGATAATTCCGCGAGAAGAGAAACTGTGCATCGACGAGCAAATTGTTCCGTTCAAGGGGCGAAGCTCCCTGAAGCAATACAATCCGAAGAAACCACACCGCTGGGGATATAAAGTTTTTGCTCTGAGTGGGGTGTCGGGTTTCTGCTATGATTTTGAGGTCTTCAGTGGCGCCGCGGAAAACAAGCAGCTACCAG GCTACTGA
- the LOC135915744 gene encoding uncharacterized protein, translating into MPALIQRPKMSLQMWAALKSHIMRERERKKQEQEADGAIERLRREQELKRKQDAMTLEEIKDQVTQSEKKLKELKDEKHQLFMQLKKVLHEDDTRRRALDKEASEVAAAQAAAASQAYANRQALGIVGGAGQAQPLYIQSLGRTPVLYKMTSPQSGNTIRTHSSSLRRPHSPSPPLSSHSQTGYQAPQFTYKAQVTAHGSKLVPYPTVVTSGAQQTPVYHAAHHILSGGETSASPIYNATTYAPQFTTHSSTATELALKQHGVVTPTSASSSQGQGYTHISRQAFQKHLEHGNSKGAASSSTQHLHHNCYEELRTNGFIYRRWMMIAA; encoded by the coding sequence ATGCCGGCACTAATCCAACGACCAAAGATGAGCCTGCAGATGTGGGCGGCTTTGAAGAGCCACATCATGCGCGAACGGGAAAGGAAAAAGCAAGAGCAAGAAGCTGACGGAGCAATCGAGCGGCTGCGTCGAGAACAGGAACTGAAGCGCAAACAGGATGCCATGACGTTGGAGGAGATAAAAGATCAGGTCACGCAGTCGGAGAAGAAGCTCAAAGAGCTGAAGGACGAGAAGCATCAGCTTTTCATGCAACTCAAGAAAGTACTCCACGAAGATGACACTCGTCGCCGTGCGCTAGACAAAGAGGCCAGCGAAGTGGCCGCAGCCCAAGCTGCTGCAGCCAGTCAGGCCTACGCTAACCGCCAGGCTCTCGGCATCGTGGGCGGAGCAGGCCAAGCCCAGCCGCTCTACATCCAAAGCCTAGGCCGCACACCTGTCCTGTACAAGATGACAAGCCCGCAATCTGGCAATACCATCAGGACCCACTCAAGCTCGCTGAGGCGGCCTCACTCACCTTCGCCGCCCCTTTCGTCACACTCCCAGACTGGTTACCAGGCTCCCCAGTTTACGTACAAGGCACAGGTCACTGCACATGGCTCCAAGCTTGTCCCGTATCCGACAGTCGTAACATCAGGAGCACAACAAACTCCAGTCTACCATGCGGCTCACCACATCCTTTCGGGCGGCGAGACAAGCGCGTCGCCTATCTACAATGCAACCACATATGCACCGCAGTTCACCACCCATTCCTCAACAGCAACGGAACTTGCCTTGAAACAGCATGGAGTTGTAACCCCAACCTCGGCTTCATCATCACAGGGGCAAGGTTACACACACATCTCACGGCAGGCTTTCCAAAAGCATCTGGAACACGGCAACAGCAAGGGAGCTGCATCGTCatctacccagcacctccaccacaactgttacgaagagttgcgaacaaatggttttatttacaggcgatggatgatgatcgCAGCGTGA